In Leptotrichia sp. oral taxon 215 str. W9775, one genomic interval encodes:
- the pth gene encoding aminoacyl-tRNA hydrolase: protein MKLIVGLGNPGEQYKLTRHNVGFIFIDEYLRKNNITDIREKYKSEFVQTDYRGEKVFYQKPLTFMNLSGEAVGQAIRFFKMDPATDLFVIYDDMDMEFGKIKIRKDGRSAGHNGIKSIIQHVGEKFVRIKYGIGKAKSKEETVGHVLGKFSPEEKETIKESLEKMFNLIDDIKNDMDISKLMNKYNKK, encoded by the coding sequence ATGAAGTTAATTGTAGGACTTGGTAATCCGGGAGAACAGTATAAGCTTACAAGACATAATGTAGGTTTCATATTTATAGATGAATATCTCAGAAAAAATAATATAACTGATATAAGGGAAAAGTATAAATCAGAGTTTGTCCAGACTGATTACAGGGGGGAAAAGGTTTTTTACCAGAAACCCCTGACTTTCATGAATTTAAGTGGTGAAGCAGTAGGCCAGGCAATAAGGTTTTTTAAGATGGATCCTGCTACTGACCTTTTTGTAATATACGACGACATGGATATGGAGTTTGGAAAGATAAAAATCAGAAAGGACGGGAGATCTGCAGGCCATAATGGAATTAAATCCATAATACAGCATGTGGGGGAAAAATTCGTAAGGATAAAATATGGAATAGGAAAGGCAAAATCAAAGGAAGAGACAGTAGGGCATGTTCTTGGAAAATTTTCTCCTGAAGAAAAGGAAACAATAAAAGAATCACTTGAAAAAATGTTTAATCTTATAGATGATATAAAAAATGATATGGACATTTCAAAATTAATGAATAAATATAACAAAAAATAG